A single region of the Nicotiana sylvestris chromosome 6, ASM39365v2, whole genome shotgun sequence genome encodes:
- the LOC104222182 gene encoding CHD3-type chromatin-remodeling factor PICKLE translates to MSSLVERLRVRTDRRPIYSLFDDSDDEVDKKSQPSQEIFEKTIRPDAKDESCQACGGEGDLLYCESCNYAYHPKCLLPPLKAPLPSSWRCPECVSPLNDIDKILDCEMRPTVADDSDASKTGSKQVFVKQYLVKWKGLSYLHCIWVPEKEFLKAYKLHPRLKTKVNNFHRQMSSVTNSEEDYVAIRSEWTTVDRILACRGEGEEKEYLVKWKELPYDECYWEFESDISSFQLEIERYHRVQSRYDKVSSSKQKSGPTESTESKPKPREFQQYESSPEFLSGGSLHPYQLEGLNFLRFAWSKQTHVILADEMGLGKTIQSIAFLASLFEEDISPHLVVAPLSTLRNWEREFATWAPQMNVVMYVGSAQARAVIREYEFFFPKNSLKHKKKKSGQTVGESKKELTKFDVLLTSYEMINLDSASLKPIKWECMIVDEGHRLKNKDSKLFSSLKQYSSRHRTLLTGTPLQNNLDELFMLMHFLDAGKFGSLEEFQQEFEDISQEEQISRLHKMLAPHLLRRVKKDVMKELPPKKELILRVELSSKQKEYYKAILTRNFQILTRKGGAQISLINVVMELRKLCCHPFMLEGVEPEDNNEFTKQLLESSGKLQLLDKMMVKLKDQGHRVLIYSQFQHMLNLLEDYCNYKKWQYERIDGKVPGAERQIRIDRFNAKNSSRFCFLLSTRAGGLGINLATADTVIIYDSDWNPHADLQAMARAHRLGQTNKVMIFRLITRGTIEERMMQMTKKKMILEHLVVGRLKAQNINQEELDDIIRYGSKELFADENDEAGKLRQIHYDDAAIDRLLNREQFGDEDAVLDDEEEDSFLKAFKVANFEYIEEAEATPEEDTSTPPLENKATVNNSERATYWEELLRDRYEIHKVEELNGMGKGKRSRKQMVSVEDDDLAGLEEVTSDGEDDNYEADLSDGETALPGAPVVRRPYRKRSRVDSSVTLPLMEGEGKSFRVLGFNQSQRAAFVKILMRFGVGDYDWAEFTPRLKQKTYEEIRDYGNLFLSHIAEDITESPTFTDGVPKEGLRIQDVLLRIAVLLLIRDKVKASSEETNGPLFAKDIVSWFPALKGGRVWKEEHDLLLLRAVLKHGYGRWQAIIDDKELRIQEVVCKELNLPSISLPVPGTSQPQVPPAPGASQALPASGVSQVSAPGIYQAPNGVNTANAGTVGNQVKDADGSTHEVSHGTSDPSNRTQLHQDSSLLYHFREMQRRQVEFIRKRVMLLENAINAEYQREVVGYGKPRELPGKEIECETKTVDEPSRSVDAADTGTNDNFPKLIAISPQGISEVACDGEADRLSVAQLYNKMCKVLSENGQDSFNTYVAGQPASLEMRKNLLPLEGFFQEMNRVLSSKHQNPSIFERRELQEDWKPEGGKPSPVSTSNLRAPSITESNMLRNVIPSGEIKHCSIPNGDTDINMVDQQDDTDVSTTNVAMDITE, encoded by the exons ATGTCGAGCCTAGTGGAGAGGCTTCGCGTGCGAACAGATCGAAGACCCATTTACAGCTTATTTGATGACTCTGATGATGAAGTTGATAAGAAGTCTCAGCCTAGCCAGGAAATATTTGAGAAAACTATCCGTCCTGACGCG AAAGATGAATCCTGTCAAGCTTGTGGAGGAGAGGGCGATCTTTTGTACTGTGAATCGTGTAATTATGCTTACCATCCTAAGTGTTTACTTCCACCACTAAAAGCTCCTCTTCCTAGCAGCTGGAGGTGTCCTGAATGT GTGAGCCCCCTAAATGATATTGACAAGATATTGGATTGTGAAATGCGCCCAACTGTTGCTGATGATAGTGATGCTTCCAAGACAGGGTCGAAGCAAGTATTTGTTAAACAGTATCTTGTTAAGTGGAAAGGATTGTCCTATCTTCACTGCATATG GGTGCCTGAaaaagagtttctgaaagctTACAAGCTGCATCCACGTTTAAAGACTAAAGTGAATAATTTCCATCGTCAAATGTCATCAGTGACTAACTCTGAAGAGGACTATGTTGCTATTCGATCAGAGTGGACTACAGTTGACCGAATTCTTGCTTGCAG GGGAGAAGGTGAAGAGAAAGAGTATCTTGTAAAGTGGAAGGAGCTTCCTTATGATGAGTGCTACTGGGAATTTGAATCGGACATTTCTTCTTTTCAGCTAGAAATTGAAAGATATCATAGAGTTCAGTCTCGATATGACAAAGTTTCTTCCAGTAAACAAAAAAGTGGGCCAACCGAGAGCACTGAATCAAAACCAAAACCCAGAGAATTTCAACAGTATGAAAGCAGTCCCGAATTTCTTTCTGGAG GCTCGCTGCATCCGTATCAGCTGGAAGGGCTTAATTTCCTACGTTTTGCTTGGTCTAAACAAACACATGTGATACTTGCAGATGAGATGGGGCTTG GCAAAACAATACAGAGTATTGCTTTCCTAGCCTCTCTTTTTGAGGAGGATATCTCTCCTCATTTAGTAGTTGCTCCTCTTTCAACATTGAGAAATTGGGAGCGGGAGTTCGCCACTTGGGCTCCTCAAATGAATGTG GTTATGTACGTTGGTTCTGCACAAGCTCGTGCTGTTATTAGggaatatgaatttttctttccTAAAAATTCTCTCAAGCACAAGAAAAAGAAATCTGGTCAGACAGTTGGTGAAAGTAAGAAAGAACTAACAAAATTTGATGTCCTCCTGACATCATATGAAATGATCAACTTGGACTCTGCCTCTCTAAAGCCGATAAAGTGGGAGTGCATG ATTGTTGATGAAGGTCACCGTCTCAAAAACAAGGATTCGAAGTTGTTTTCTTCATTGAAGCAGTACTCTAGTAGACATCGTACTCTTTTGACTGGAACTCCTCTTCAG AACAATCTGGATGAACTTTTTATGCTTATGCACTTCCTTGATGCTGGAAAG TTTGGAAGCTTGGAGGAATTCCAACAGGAATTTGAGGATATTAGTCAAGAAGAACAGATTTCAAGACTTCATAAAATGCTGGCACCCCATCTGCTCAGAA GGGTCAAGAAAGATGTCATGAAGGAGCTACCTCCAAAAAAGGAGCTCATTTTACGTGTGGAATTGAGTAGCAAGCAGAAAGAATATTACAAAGCAATTCTGACACGTAACTTCCAGATACTGACTCGCAAGGGAGGTGCTCAG ATTTCCCTCATAAATGTGGTTATGGAACTGCGGAAGCTCTGCTGTCATCCATTTATGTTAGAAGGCGTTGAACCAGAGGATAATAATGAGTTTACCAA GCAGCTGTTGGAATCTTCTGGCAAATTACAACTTCTGGACAAGATGATGGTTAAGCTTAAAGACCAAGGTCACAGAGTTCTTATATATTCACAATTTCAGCATATGCTCAACTTGCTAGAAGACTACTGTAACTATAAG AAATGGCAATATGAGCGGATTGATGGAAAAGTTCCCGGTGCAGAAAGACAAATCCGAATTGACAGATTTAATGCAAAGAATTCTTCAAGATTCTGTTTTCTGCTTTCCACTAGGGCTGGGGGTTTAGGAATTAATCTTGCAACTGCTGACACAGTAATTATATATGATAG TGATTGGAATCCCCATGCTGACCTACAAGCAATGGCTAGAGCTCATCGGCTTGGACAAACAAATAAG GTAATGATCTTTCGACTCATAACAAGAGGAACCATTGAGGAAAGAATGATGCAAATGACTAAGAAGAAAATGATTTTGGAACATCTAGTTGTTGGAAGGCTTAAAGCACAAAATATCAACCAG GAAGAACTGGATGATATTATAAGGTATGGCTCAAAAGAGTTATTTGCTGATGAGAATGATGAGGCTGGAAAATTGCGGCAAATTCATTACGATGATGCTGCAATAGATAG ATTGCTCAATCGCGAGCAATTTGGAGATGAGGATGCTGTATTGGACGATGAAGAAGAGGATTCATTTTTGAAGGCCTTTAAG GTAGCTAATTTTGAGTATATAGAAGAAGCAGAAGCAACACCAGAAGAAGATACCTCAACTCCTCCCTTGGAGAACAAAGCAACAGTAAACAATTCTGAGAGAGCAACCTACTGGGAAGAATTGTTACGAGATAGATATGAAATTCATAAAGTTGAAGAATTAAATGGTATGGGCAAGGGAAAGAGAAGTCGTAAACAG ATGGTGTCTGTTGAAGACGATGATCTCGCTGGCCTGGAAGAGGTGACATCTGACGGTGAGGATGATAACTATGAAGCTGATCTGAGTGATGGTGAGACAGCTTTACCTGGAGCGCCAGTTGTGAGAAGGCCTTACAGAAAGAGATCCCGCG TGGACTCTTCAGTAACACTTCCTTTGATGGAAGGAGAAGGAAAATCATTTAGAGTACTGGGATTTAATCAAAGCCAAAGGGCTGCATTTGTCAAAATTTTAATGAG ATTTGGAGTTGGTGACTATGACTGGGCAGAATTCACACCACGACTTAAGCAGAAAACTTATGAAGAAATAAGAGA TTATGGAAATCTGTTTTTGTCTCACATAGCTGAAGATATCACCGAATCACCAACATTTACAG ATGGGGTTCCAAAAGAAGGACTAAGAATACAAGATGTGCTTCTGCGGATTGCAGTTTTGCTTCTTATAAGGGACAAG GTGAAGGCTTCCTCGGAAGAGACAAATGGTCCTCTTTTTGCCAAGGACATTGTATCTTGGTTTCCTGCATTAAAAGGCGGACGAGTTTGGAAGGAAGAGCATGATTTGTTGCTACTACGAGCAGTACTAAA GCATGGTTATGGAAGATGGCAAGCTATTATTGATGACAAAGAGTTGAGAATCCAAGAAGTTGTCTGTAAAGAGCTGAATCTTCCTTCTATAAGTTTACCCGTGCCTGGAACTTCTCAGCCACAAGTTCCTCCTGCTCCTGGAGCTTCTCAAGCGCTTCCCGCTTCAGGGGTTTCACAAGTTTCTGCTCCAGGAATCTATCAAGCACCAAATGGTGTAAATACAGCTAATGCTGGAACGGTTGGGAATCAGGTGAAGGATGCTGATGGGAGTACCCATGAAGTCTCACATGGCACAAGCGATCCTTCAAACAGAACACAACTTCACCAAGATTCTTCTTTGTTATATCATTTTAGAGAAATGCAGAGAAGACAAGTTGAATTTATAAGGAAACGGGTGATGCTTCTCGAGAATGCAATTAATGCTGAGTATCAGAGGGAAGTTGTT GGTTATGGAAAGCCGCGTGAATTGCCTGGGAAAGAGATAGAGTGTGAAACCAAGACGGTAGACGAACCAAGTCGGAGTGTTGATGCAGCTGATACTGGAACGAATGATAATTTCCCAAAACTTATTGCAATTT CTCCACAGGGAATCTCTGAAGTTGCTTGTGATGGTGAAGCGGACCGTTTGAGTGTTGCTCAGCTTTACAACAAG ATGTGCAAGGTACTTTCTGAAAATGGCCAAGATTCATTTAATACATATGTAGCAGGTCAGCCAGCTAGTTTGGAGATGAGAAAGAACCTCCTCCCACTGGAGGGCTTTTTTCAAGAGATGAATCGAGTTCTTTCTTCGAAACATCAGAATCCTTCTATTTTTGAAAGGAGAGAACTTCAAGAAGATTGGAAACCTGAAGGTGGAAAACCCAGTCCAGTGAGTACTAGCAATTTAAGAGCTCCAAGCATAACAGAAAGCAATATGCTCCGCAATGTTATTCCTTCAGGGGAGATAAAACACTGCAGTATACCAAATGGAGACACTGATATAAATATGGTGGATCAGCAGGATGATACTGATGTTAGCACCACCAATGTTGCCATGGATATAACAGAATGA